taaaaaaaataataaagtaATTCTTTTAAAACCTGTTCGGTGAGAACAGCCAATGTGAAAACGAGTTGCCGGCCCGCTTGCCCAGTTTGACTTCCTGCGCGCGAGGCATCAAACGTTGGCTATTCTTCCGTCACCTCAAACGTCGGCGCGAATCTAAATGACAAATGCCTGACCGTCGATGGGGGTGGGTACGTCCGCCATAGGACACCAAAACATTTGGCGTCCTCCGAGCCGGCGGAAGTCTACGTCCATGTCCATGTCCATGTCCATCTTCTCTCCTACTCCCCTACTCGAAAAGGGATCAGAAAAGCGGGGGACGGCGGTGGCTTCGGACGGCGTGAATGCGCGAGAGGGGAGGTTCGCTTTGCGAGCTCCTCTTGCTTGCTTTTATGCACGGAGGACCCGAGAGTCCGAACTGGACGCCGAGTCCGAAGAGATGAGCCGTAGGCATGCAGTATCGAGATTGATTATCAGCAAAATGACGACACTGCACCAAGCTTGTAATTACAAGGTCTGCAACGATCTATATCTGTACACAGCATATGGCCTGCACGTGCCCGGTGAactccggcggcgcggcggcgtgcgtccacgacggcgccgccgccccgccgtggcTCAGCACGTACACGGTCTGCTCGGCGCCGGGGCACGCGGAGCCGACGACAGCCACGCGGCCGTCCCCGAAGGCtgcgacctccgccgccgccgcgcgcccgtcCTCCGGCACGCGCGCCACGGCTCGCCAcacgccgccctcgccggcgtccCGCGCCATGACGTGCCCGTCGCGGAGCATGTACATCCCGCTGTCGATGCTGGTCCCCGGCGCGGCGCAGCAGGTCCTCGGGCACGCGCCGTCTTCGATCACCCGTTCCGTCACGGGCCCCCACGACCAGGTGGCCGGGTCGAACGCCTCGGCGGAGCCCGCGAACCGCCCCTGCGCCTCCGTCGGGTACCCGCCGAGCGCGACGAACCGGGCGCCGGCGCGGACGCCCCTGGCCTCGTCCCGCTCCCGCGCCATGTCCGGCAGCGCCGCCCACGCGTCGGCCTCGGCGTCGtaggccgccgccgaccgcagCGCGTTCTTCTCCTCGTCGTGGCCGCCCGCGACGAAcaccctgccgccggccgccgcgcacgcgAAGAAggaccgccgcggcggcggcatgtcCGCGCCGCGGCGCCAGAGGCCGGCCACGAAGTCGTACACGTGCACCGCGGCCGTCGGCGCCCACGTCTCGGGGTCCCACCCGCCCAGCACCACCAGCTTCGTCGCCGGGCCCTCGCCGACCGCAACGAGCTGGCAGAACAgcgggaggccgccgccgccgccggggatggCCGGCAGCGGCGTCCACGTGCCGGCGGCCGGGTCGTGCAGCACGAGGCGGTAGGAGTAGCCCCCCGCGGCGGCGTACTTGCGCGCCGGGCCGGAGCCCGCGAGCGGGGGCCGCGCCTGCGCGAGCGCGAggagcggccggcgccggcggaggcggtggtggaagGGCGACTCGACCTCCGCCTTCCACCCGCGCGAGACGCGGCGCGACGCGGGGAGCTGGTCGAACCCGAGCCGCACCAGGCACTCCCGGGCCAGGTCCTCCGGGAGCCCCGGGATGAGGTCGCCCGTGCCCGACGgctcgggcgccgccgcgggctcttGCTTGCGATCGCCGGTGTCCGGAGTGGGAATCATCTCGTGAgtggtggtgatggtggtgtGTGTGGGAGAGCGCGCCGGCCGGAGGGTTTATAAAGGCGGGGGTTTTGGCGGGAGACGGTAATGGACGGGATCAGGCTGGTCGCAGTTGGATTGGATCGGACAGAGGCGtcgacggcagcggccgtcCACGGGAATGGGCGGAATGGCCTGGGATTGCGACGGCGGGGTCGTGGGTTTCGATCCCGGCCGGTGTCCTTTTCGGCGGGGCCTCGGTTTGTTGAAAACCGTGTCTGTCTGTCCCCGTTGGTTTCGAAGCAGTCACACAACTCGCATACTGCTTGTAATAAATCATTGTATGCACTACTAAATACTTGCAGCTAGTCATTCTTGCACTCCGTTAGTTCCAAACAAACTATACTGATgataaagataaagaaaaggtgAGACGGTCAACACTCCAATTCAAACGCTTATCCAAATGGTGTCGAGAAATGAAATTGTAGGCACTCCttctcctttcctttcttttcctttccttttcttctcttctcttctctgaaTTTTGCGAAATGGACACTCTTTTTACTAATAAAAGGTAAAAAAATGTTGGGTGCACCTAAATTATCTTTTTAACAGGTTTGTAGTAGGTACTATGTGGTCTAAAACATACTGCTCCGAAGTCCGAACACCCGGATTAACAACGAGCACGGCCTCTGCTCTGAGTAGCAAGAGAGCTGGTCACGCGTCTTCTCTCTGAGCTCTGTCCACGAACGTGGCGCTTCGATCGAGCTTTACTTCGTTGCAAGCAAAGTTGCAAATCCTGTCCATAAGAAGATAAGCATGCCCTGCCGATGATGCACACACCATCATTGCATAACTAGATCTTCAATTTCAGTGAGACGCACAACTGTTAATGGAGTTATCTCTGCATCTGGTTCTTCAGATATACTACTTGTCACGGGGCCCCGGTCATGTGACAGAGATGGCAGTGGCTAGTGGCCACTGGCATGGGGGAGGCGGGAAGGCAAGCAGCAAGCTAGCTCTGGCTGCACCCAGGAGCCAATGCCATGGGCCATGGCAAATGGCCCATGCAATGTGTCATGTGTGTGTGATCATAGTTGCCGGGAGCGCTTGTAGCTTATCCAGGAAGGCCGCTCGGCTGTCCCAGTGGCGAAGTGGCAGCAGATAGATAGGGAGATTGCACGTTGCAAGTGATGCGAActtgggattttttttaaaaaggatGAGAACTTGGGATGACTGCGTATGGATCGCGGACAGGAGCTGGTGATGCGACATGGGGTTGCGATCGTCGTCCCCAAAACGACGGCGAGTCCTGTGACcggcagcccccccccccccccccccccccccccccccgcgctgcTGTGCTGGTGGCTCTGCCGTCCTCACCCGCGTCCCCCGCGCGCCGTGGCTCCTGGGCCCTGTATGTTGCGTTGACTAGTTGACCCAGCTTACACGCAGACAGGACGACCACCGACGGCGTGGTTGGCTGGCCGTGCCCTTTGCGTTTGCTCGTCCGAACTCGACGCAAAAGGATTATCTTATCAGACAAATGAATAATCAATTTTTTACTCTGCAAATTGCTGAAAGTGAGCAGCACGAACTAGTGGATAATCGATTTTGCTTTGCACTTTATATGAAAAGAATATGCATGATCTCGCTCCCGACTAGCTGGACTTCTTATTTAACCATATTGGGCTTCGGAATCCTTGTATTTGGGCTTCGGCATTCAGGCTTCGAATCATTTTGGTAACTGAGCTTCAGAATTCAGCCTTCAAAGTATTGTCGTAATTGAGCTTCGGTATCATGATCAATTTTATCTCTTCGGAATCATTTTTTTCACCCTTCACCGGTGACTCGACGCTAGCTTTACCACTAGAAAGTCGCGCTTCACTCTGATCTTTGTCAGTGTTGCCATGATAAGGTACTCTTAAGATTTACCTTTTATGTACCATAGATATACGTTGTATTATTCATAGTCAGTAGTCATCCTGCAACTATAATTTATATCaatcaagtttgggatatgtttgatttttgaaggTAACGACTTGTTACAAATCTGGTCAACAGTGGAGTTATTCTAAAGTATTTACCATAATCTTAAGCACTTTGTCCAATTGTGCACTTCCAAACCTATTCATATTCTTATATTCTTGAAGTTCAAATACTTGTTATCTAATGGTTGATTTTGTGTCCGGGGCTACCGGCGGTAGTGACTAGTGGCTTCCAGTGGCGGCAGCTTCCAACTTCCGAGCACGAGCACGGGCACGAAGTTGTtgtgggcggcggctgtgggTTCGGCGCGGCTCCACGTCCGACTTTGGCGGAGAACGGCAAGTGCGCTCGGAATAGCGTAATAGGACGGTGAGGCAGCTGGCGGCGGACAGGCATCGCAAAACGGGGTCCACTGGTCAGTGAGTAATAACAGACCAAAGTCAACAGTACCGTAGAAACGGTCTGCTCTTTATAAGTAGGTAAAGATTTCTGTATTCGACCATCCTAAACTGAATCTACCGACCACGTTGAACTAACCTTAGAATAAAGAAGGTAATATAGATCATTTCATGAAGCATTAGgacaaaaaatataataaaaacaATTCCAGAATAGGTTGGACTTGCTTTGGAGCCTCCCGTGCATGAGCAGCCAAGCAAAGAATTGTACCCGCGGTGGTGCACAGGAGCGCCAGAAGGTCCCCGTGCTGGGATCAGGTGGGTCTTGCTGGACTTGATCATCTTGTACAGTCGGATGTGTGCAGAGTACCATTCTCTCTTGCAAATGCAGAGTTCCGTCCATCTCTGTTGTCTGTCAACACTACATGAGACAAGAGTTCATTGACGGTGGCCAGTTTCAGTGTCGCCTCTGCAGTCAGCCGAGGGACAAGATGACAGCGCAGGCCTTCTGCAACAATCAGGTGGACAGGTTGTTTTGGATGCTTGCAGTGGCTGTATCAATATATAGGATGTAGCTAGATCGATGGTTGTTCACCTTGGTGTTGAACATGTAGATGTGGCAGTCGCCGATCTTGCCGCCGGAGAGGGGACGAGGTCGAGCCGGAGGTCGTCCAGCGCGCGCGACGCGGCCGCGAGGCACCCGTCCCGCCGGCGCTTGGTGGCGAGCTTGATGTTCACGTCCTCCTCCATGATCCGCACGTCCACGGACGTGTCCTTGCTCCGGCGCTGGATGTACGTGCTCCGGATCGGCTGCCGCTgctgcgcggccgccgccggcggcggcgccacctcgCCCTCCGAGCTCTCGGCCTCAcccgccaccggcgccgccacgtCCACCACGTCCCCCTGCAGCTccatccgccgccgcttctTCCCCACCAGCAGCGTCAGCTCCTCCACCGTCCTCCCCAGCTCCTGGATGTACTCGATCGCGTCCGAGATCACCGTCGCCTTATCATCCTGTGCCAAAAATATATAATAGGGAAAAATCTCGAGATTTAATTTACTCAGATGAACAGGAGAAGTAATTTGGACAGCTTAATTACCTTTGTACGGTTGGGGATGAGGAGCCTAAGGGCGGTGTACTTCTCGGTGAGCCGCAGCCGGCGCTGCTTCTCCTTCTCGACGCCGCCGTTGGCTGGCCCACcatggaagccgccgccgctcatcaGCGCCCTGCTTCGCTTCCTGCCGCCGGTGGCCCGTGGCGGCGGGGAGCTCTCAAAGGGCCCCGCGGGCATGTAGGCAGCAGCCGACTCGTCGTTGGTGGCGCTGAAGACGAGGGCGCCGGTCCCTGCCCCGCGGAGGtacggctcggcggcggcgtagtGGCCGACGCCGTTGCAATAGTCGCGCAGCATGTTCATGGTGTGCTGCTGGTGGGTGGGGGGCAGCGGCTCGTACTGCACCGCCGGCTGGTGAGGATCAGCGGCGGCGCCGAAGAAGTAGTCGATGGTGGGCTGCGGCATGACGGTGgacaccgccgcggcggcggcgagggagtgTAGCAGGTGGAAGCTGAGCTCCGTCGGGATGGCCGCAacgccggcggaggcggtgaGGTGCGGCTGGCCGGCGTCCAGGTCGCGGCTCTCGTGCGCCATCAGGTGCTCGCACTGCGGGTGATACATCCTGCTTAATTGCAACTTACTGAAACACAAAAACAAACTGGATCAGTAGTACATATACAGTATAACACAAGCAGAACATGCATGCTCACCAAATAAATAAAGTATATGCAAATGGGAAAGGTAAAATGCATGCATCTTAGAAGATTATtttaagaaaatattttttaaaaaaaacacgtTTGTGTCAAAGTACTCTTCCATGttcttaatttcaaatttgtacACATTGGATTTTATAACAGCAAGGACTTAACTACCTACTAGCAATTAAGCGACCGAGTTGCAAAAATGGAAGACAGGACTAGGTCGAGAACGAGAGTGCACCGCCTTGGCTCACAGATCAAGTGAAGTAAAACAACTCAAAACGTACGTCTATAAAGTTATCTGATCATTGACTGAACACAGCAGGAACACATCACCCATGGTTCTGAAAGAAAATAAGAGGTGCGCACAGAAAGTAAAAAAGAAGGCAAGATGCAGTAGCCAAAGAACAAATCACGGATCCAATTGATGAACAAAGTCGAGCAGTTGCAACCAAAAGAGGTGCCGATGATTGTTCGAGAAGTAAAGAAACTAAACCGATCAAACAAATAAGACAACTTCAAAATAGATTCTGTGTGCAAAATGGATGAGTACTGGCTGGGTTGGGATACATCATGGGTTCAGTACATGCATGTGGTTCCAGCCTTGCTCTAGAAAAAGTTGTCTTGCATATACATATACACTAGAGAAAGCAAAGCAGAGGCGGCCTGAGGAAGAACAACTTAGATCATCATCAGTGCATCTGATCGAGAAAACAACTTAGATTTGAGGGAAAGGAATTTAGGAGATGTGGTTGGCAAAGTAAAAATTAAAGGAAGCAACAAAACAAGTCTAGCAGCTATATGCATGCATGGCCCAAAGAACAAATACAGAGACAAGCTATCAACAACAAGAGTACCAAACCTTTTCTTCAGAGATACCAGCAGCAACGCAGTAATTCAGTGCAAGATTAAACAAGATAGTAGCGAGCTGAGGTTGGTTAAGCTAGCTAGCTCCTGCGGCTGAAATGAAGTGAAGGGATgtagagaggagagaggggtgGTATATAGAAGTGGCAACCGTGACATTGGGCAGGAGAAATGTTGAGGAGGTGGGGAACGATTTTTCCAATGAAGCTTCTACACACTCTTCCATTCCTTAGCATATACATATACAAGGTACAAATTACAAGAAAACCCCTCTATACTTTACTATTTACTGAAAGAACcatcaacactccccctcaagcTGGGGCAAATATATCTAAAAGCCTCATCTTGTTACAGATTTTCACAAAAGACACCACATTAACACCCTTGGTTAAAACATCAGCTAATTAATCTCCAGATTTAACAAGGTTAATTCGTAACATCCCCTCATCCAATTTCTTCTTGATGAAATGCCTATCTATCTCAACCAATCCGTTGAGATAACTTGCGGGCCCCCACACCCTTATTTTGGTTTGGTATTCACCAGATTATCTTATCAGACAAATGAATAATCAATTTTTTGCTCTGCAAATTGCTGAAAGTGAGCAGCACAAACTAGTGGATAATCGATTTTGCTTTGCACtttattatataaaaaaatatgcatGCTCTCTCTCATAAAAGTTTTCGAGCATTTAATTTTTGACCTTCGGTACCTAACCACCACAACTTATTTTGGTCTTGGCATTTAATACCTAAGCCACCTGCATGCGTACTTTTGTATAACTATTTTCACTAACGCTTGGTGATTAAATGAGCATATCCAGCCAATTCGCCGGCATCGATAGGGCCATTGGCCTTCGGCATTTCCTATCTGCAGTGGCTTCGGTGGTGCAGTAGATGCACCTCGAGCAGTCCATGGCCTGGCCAGCTCGATCGGGACAACGGCTTGACTGTTGTTGTGGTATGAATATGATGCAACCTGCTATAGGCCACAAAAGGAAGGCCAACGCCGTCCTTCCAGCACGCCTACAGGGCTCTCGGCGCCCACCTGGCAGGTGGGGCCTGCCCCTTCCCCAACCTCCCGCCAGGGGAGCCCCGGCCCCGTGCCGCGCACCGGCCCCGGCGAGCTCGCTCCTGCAGCTGCCCCGCAGGGGCATCCTCGTGGCCACTGGCGACGCCCCGCCACGCCTCCACCTCCGTCTCCGCGACCGCCTGCTGGAGCCGCTCGCCGAGCTCCGCACTGCACGCAGCCCAGGCTGGCCTGCGCCACCCGCaggcgccgcgccaccgcgcgccccACCGCCAACCCCACAGGCCGCatcgagccgccgccggtgaaCACCGAGCTTCCAGCGCCACTGTCTCTACCCCCTTGGTCAGAACCTTCGCGGCTATGATCGAACCGCCCACGCACAGCCATGGTTGGTGCTTGGCCGGCGCTCGGCTCCCGCCCACGACGAGCGGAGGCGGCCATGGTGCGAGCACCGCGTTCCCGGCGATGGGCCGGCGAACGTGGAAAGATAGCGCAAGCATGAGCTTCAGGGGATTATGGTGAGCCGATTTTTGTACTTGGTTCGAGCGGAGGGAGGCCAGGATTGGGTCGTCGGCATGGAGGCGGATCTAGGCAGGGAGGAAGAGCCGGCGGCCGGGGAATCCTTGATTCCCGGTCGGGCAGTGGTCTGAGCTCGCCATGGAGGGGTTGGGGAGGGAGCTAGGGAGGTGGGTGAACTTTAGGCGCGAGGGATTTGGAAACGGTGGATGGAGGGCGACGAATTTTACCGGCGGCCTGAGCTGCTCGTGCGAGTTGCGCAcggccagaggaagaagaagggttgCTACCAGTCGAGGACTCGAGGCGCGGGTGGCTGAGTTCGCCGCGAAGCAAGTCGGCGCGATGGGCGACGACCGCTTCCCTCCATGGGCGAGCACATCGGGGAGGATGCGGCAACTCCGGCAAAAGCCAGCGCGATGGGCGACGACCGCTTCCCTCCATGGGCGAGCACATCGGGGAGGATGCGGCAACTCCGGCAAAAGCCAGCGCCCAGCAGAGACCGCCAGTGGCGGAGGCCTCGTGTGTCAGACCCGGAAGCGGGGGGTCATGGTGAGAATTTTACCGGCGGCCTGAGACTGAGAGTGGATGAGTCCCATGGCTGCCCTTCAAGTTCCAGCGGCAGCCGACTATGGCTGGGCaaaatacccgaaacccgaaatccgagcccgaaaaacccgagcccgaacccgaaaaacccgaaccctaatcCAGGTTTCaagccacggtacccgaaattattacgggtaattcgggtattgggccacggtacccgaaatacccgaacaaACCCGAACAAAAGACTAGCCCAAAATTATTATTCATTCGGCCCACTCATATTTTGAGCCCAGCCCACCAAACCCTTCCACTTGGACTAACCCTAACCCTGTCAATCCCCTCAGTCCCTCGCGCCTCCAGTCCAACCCctcatgccgccgccgtccgtccACGCCTCCACGGACTCCACGCCCAGCGCCCAGCCGCACCCCATCTGCCGCGCCGACCGTCTTGCCACCACCCCGACCACCGCCGCAGCGCCCAACCCCCGCCcacaccccggccgccgccgccgcgccgatcCCCAGCCCCCACCCTGGCCGTCGCCGActcgccgccgcgtccaccCCCAGcacccaccccggccgccgccgcgtccacccCCAGcacccaccccggccgccgccgccgcgtccccctCCAgcccccaccccggccgccgccgccgcgtccacccCAGCCCCCACCTCGGCCGTCGCGGCACCCCAgcccccaccccggccgccgccgcgcgcccactCCGAGCAGTCAGCGGCTCAGCGCCGACGCAggtgccgcccccgcccccgccggccgccggtctCCTCGCCTCTCGACGCACGCCTGCGCCATGGAGACGCTCTCGGCGTAGGCACTGCTCCAGCCGTGGGGCGtgaccgagccgccgccgccgcccccgctgccgccggtcATCACCACCTCGCCTCCGACGCTCGCCATGGAGACGTACAaatttcgggtagttcggggtaacccgaacccgaacccgaattttcgggtacccgaaatgtcgggttttCATTATTTCGGACAAATTTCGGGTTACAGATTTCAAAACCCGAAATTCTCaaaacccgaaatacccgacccgaatttttcgggttacccgaatgcCCACCCGTAGCCGACTTCATCGACGTCATTGACTACCTCGGTCACGCGCTTAAGATCAGGTTAGAGcagctccaacagattgatcttctccttttctctttctcaCCATATAGGAaaatttcttttctcaatttcaACATATATGAAAAAAgtgctccagcagattgattttcctCTCTTTCTATATGAAAAAGGAGATGTGATGTTTCCCCTTTCTATTGGGGATTAGAGAGAAATTATtggggattgagaaaaaataaaggggAAAGAGAGATGGAAGATCAATCTGCTGGAATTGCTCTTAGAATTTTCTTCCCCCATATTCCCCATCCCTCCTCCGACCTAGTTGGATTTCCTTAGGATTTTGATCccttttgatttgattttttttttttcagaatcaGGTGTGCAGATTTTGTTGACAAGCGGAAGGCTCCTGCAGATGAAAAAGCGCACAAAGGTGAGTCAAATGGATCCCCCTTTCTTAATTCAGCACGCTCTATGGGATGCAGGTGGTTATCCGATGGCAGATGCAGGTTAATAACTCCAACTTGAGGCCTTGTTTCCTCTTAAAAAAAGGTTGACGCCCTGTTGATTTTTGGtggacagttttttttttttttagattgcAT
This window of the Panicum virgatum strain AP13 chromosome 1K, P.virgatum_v5, whole genome shotgun sequence genome carries:
- the LOC120687358 gene encoding F-box/kelch-repeat protein At1g80440-like — protein: MIPTPDTGDRKQEPAAAPEPSGTGDLIPGLPEDLARECLVRLGFDQLPASRRVSRGWKAEVESPFHHRLRRRRPLLALAQARPPLAGSGPARKYAAAGGYSYRLVLHDPAAGTWTPLPAIPGGGGGLPLFCQLVAVGEGPATKLVVLGGWDPETWAPTAAVHVYDFVAGLWRRGADMPPPRRSFFACAAAGGRVFVAGGHDEEKNALRSAAAYDAEADAWAALPDMARERDEARGVRAGARFVALGGYPTEAQGRFAGSAEAFDPATWSWGPVTERVIEDGACPRTCCAAPGTSIDSGMYMLRDGHVMARDAGEGGVWRAVARVPEDGRAAAAEVAAFGDGRVAVVGSACPGAEQTVYVLSHGGAAAPSWTHAAAPPEFTGHVQAICCVQI
- the LOC120687436 gene encoding transcription factor TIP2-like, translated to MYHPQCEHLMAHESRDLDAGQPHLTASAGVAAIPTELSFHLLHSLAAAAAVSTVMPQPTIDYFFGAAADPHQPAVQYEPLPPTHQQHTMNMLRDYCNGVGHYAAAEPYLRGAGTGALVFSATNDESAAAYMPAGPFESSPPPRATGGRKRSRALMSGGGFHGGPANGGVEKEKQRRLRLTEKYTALRLLIPNRTKDDKATVISDAIEYIQELGRTVEELTLLVGKKRRRMELQGDVVDVAAPVAGEAESSEGEVAPPPAAAAQQRQPIRSTYIQRRSKDTSVDVRIMEEDVNIKLATKRRRDGCLAAASRALDDLRLDLVPSPAARSATATSTCSTPRRPALSSCPSADCRGDTETGHRQ